Below is a window of Verrucomicrobiota bacterium DNA.
AGCGAGGGGGATCGCCCGCACGACGCTCTCCATACTCCAGCGGCACCTTCTGGCCGGTGACCGCCTCGGCCTTTTCAATGATTTCTTTGACCGAAACTCCCTCCCCGGTTCCCACATTCACGGCCGTCGTCTGGCCGCCTTGGCTCAAGTAAGCGAAGGCCCGCAAGTGCGCGTCGGCCAGATCGTCGACATGGATGTAGTCCCGGATGCAGGTGCCATCGGGCGTGGGGTAGTCCGTGCCAAAGACCGTGATCTTATCCCGTTCTCCCCGGATGGCCATCAGCACGAGCGGGATGAGGTGGGTCTCTGGATCGTGGTCCTCGCCGATTTTTCCATCGGCCGCCGCTCCGCAGGCATTGAAATAGCGCAGAAAGACACTCTTGAGCCCGAAGGCCCGATCGCAGTCTTTCAAAACCCACTCCAGCATGAGCTTGCTTCGTCCGTAGGGATTGATGGGGTCTTGCTTCAAGTCTTCGGTGATGGGGATCCGCTCCGGTTCGCCGTAGGTCGCGCAGGTGGAAGAAAAGATGAACTGGCGGCAGCCATGCTTTTCCATGGCCCGCAGGAGCGTGAGGGGGGCGGCCGTGTTGTTCTGGTAATACTTGATTGGGTCGGTGACCGATTCCCCCACATAGGCGAAGGCCGCGAAGTGGATGACACAAGCGATCGGGCCTTGCGCAAAGATCGACTCGATCAAACGGGCATCGGACATGTCCCCCAAAACCAGCTCCACCCCTTCGTCTACAATCGCCCCCTCGTGCCCGTAAGCTAGGTTGTCCAAAACCACCACTTGGTAGCCAGCTGCGGCCAACTGACGAACCGTGTGGGAACCGATGTAGCCGGCCCCGCCCGTGACCAAGACTCTTTCTTTTGCCATGCCCGCACCCAACCAAGTGCCAGGGCCCTGTCAATCCAGAGCTGCCCGAATTGCAGAGCGAGAGGCCGCTCAATCCTCCAGCTCGCTCAACGGGTCATAGAACCGATCCCCCGGGTTCCTGGCCTCAATTTTTTTCTCCCGTTTCATAACGCGCTCGAAATTGCTCTTCCAACGGGCCTGTCGCTTTTGCAAAAGAGCGATCTCGTCCTCCAGGGCGAGGTAGTTCTCATAGCGCTCAGGGGAAAGTTCTCCCTGGGCGATGGCGGCCTCAATCCGACAACCCGCGTCCCCTTGGTGACGGCAATCGCGAAAACGGCACTCGGCCGCGAGCACTTCCAGGTCCTGGAAGGCCTCTCGCAAAGTCTCCTCGTCGGTCCAGAGCTGCACTTCTCGGATCCCAGGGTTGTCGATCAAGACCCCGCCTCCTTTCAACGGCAAAAGAAAGCGTCGGGTGGTCGTATGACGCCCCTTCCCGGTCGCCTCACTCACCTCGCCGATCGCTTGGCGCGCTTCTCCTAAGAGTCGATTGACGAGCGAGGACTTCCCCACGCCCGAGGAGCCCACCAAGGTGAACACTCTTCCCGGACCCAGCTGCCGACGAAAGGCCTCCAGCCCCTCGCCCGTGACCGCACTCACCGAAAGCACCCGCTCGGGCGCCCCCAAGAGGGTTTGGAGCTCGGCGACCCGATGAGCCTGCCTTTCCTCCGCCACCAAATCCGCCTTATTGACCCAAATCCAAGGCTGGCACCCTCCCCGTGCGGCCAACATCAGGAAGCGTTCGATCCTCCGGGGATTGAAATCGACCTCCGCGTCGGTCACGATCACCACCGCATCGACATTGGCAGCGATCACCTGCTCCTCCGTGCCCCGGCCGGGCACTTTGCGAGAGAAACGAGAACGCCGAGCAAGCCGCGCCACCACCCGCCAGCCCACTCTCTCCGCATCGGGCGCTTCCTTAAGCAGAACCCAATCGCCGACCGCCGGGAGATCGGCCTGGACTTGGGCTTCGTGAAAGAGGCGCCCCGCCAGCTCGGCTTCCGTCCAGACTCCTTCCTGCAAGAGCACCTCGTAGCTGATCCCGAGGTCGCCCGTCACCAGAGCCGGCACCACCGTTTGGCCCTGGGAACGCTTCCGGAACTCGCGCTCCAGCGCATCGTTCCAGCCCAGATCTTCCAGCGCGGTCGGCATAAGAGGCATTTCACCCGAAGCCCTCCTGGGCATCGGGCACGAATTGATCCTTTCAACCTTCGCCACCTCGTGTCAAACTCCCACCTCAGGTCGCCCGCGACCTCTGTTTTCCCGATCCAAGCTCCCATGTCAGCGCGCATTGCTTCGCAGGAATTCCTTCATCCACTTTTAGACCAAGCCAATATTGGCCGCATCGAACTCCATCCCTCGGATGGCACCATTCGCTTTGTCAGCAGTGCCATTGGCCATTGGCTGGATGGGGCCCCGGAATCGTTCGTAGGCCGCCGGTTGACCGACTACGTGGTGGAGGAACTGCGAGGGGATCACCAACGAGTGCTTGAGCGGATCGCCGCCGGAGAAGAAATCCGCTTCTACGAAAGCATTTACCAAGGAGCGGACGAAGTGCGCATACCGCTCGCGATCGATGGGAGACTGGAGGCTTCGGAAGACGAGCCGTCCATCCAGCTCTACCTCCGCCCGGAAGACATGATTTCTTCCCAATTTAGCGACTCCGCCCAACCAGCCGCTCCCAAGACAGAAAACGTCTCCCTCCGCCACGAGCGCTACACCCTGGCTCTCCGGGCTTCCAACGAAGGGATCTGGGATTGGAACCTCGAAACCGATGAGATTTATTTCTCCGATCGCATCCGCAGCTTCCTGGAAGTGGAGGACGAGGAAATGCCCAATATCTTCACCAACCTCAAGGCCTGGGTCCATCCGGACTACTACGCGCTCGTCCACTCCCAACTCACGCAATACCTCCGGGACGCTCGGGAAACCCCGACCCTCGACATCGAAGCCCGCTTTCAGCGCAAGAGTGGCGACTACATTTGGCTGCGGATGAGCGCCATTGGCGTTTGGGATGAGCAAGACCGCCCCTTGCGGCTGGCTGGCTCGATGATCAATATCAGCCCTCGCAAAACCATCGAAGAAGCCCTTCAGGAAGAGCGGCACCTGCTGCGCACCCTCATCGATAACATCCCCGTCCACGTCTACTTCAAAGACAAAGACTCGAAATTCACCCTCGCTAATCAAAGCCAAGCCGAACTACTCGGTCGCAGCCGGCCTCAGGAAGTGATTGGGAAAAGCGATGCCGACTTCTTCAGCGAACAGCACCAAAAGATCGCCCTCGCTGACGAAACCAAAATCATGCGCACAGGGCAACCGCTCGTCCGCAAACTAGAACGCCTCACCTACGCCGGATCGAAGCAGGATGAGGTCAGTTGGATGATGACGAGCAAGATGCCCCTCTTCGACAAGGCGGGCACCATCCGAGGGACCTTCGGCGTCTCCAACGACGTGACCGAACTGGTGGAAACCCAGCGCAAATTGCAAGAGGCCAGCTCCAAATTGGAGGCGAAAAACGAGTCCATGCAGGAGGAATTCGCCCTCGCTCGCGAGCTCCAGATCGCGCTCTTGCCGCAGGAGATGCCCACCATCCGCTTTGGCGAACAAAGCTCCACCCTCTGCCTCACGCAGCGCTTTCTTCCCACGACCGCGGTCGCCGGCGACATCTTCCACATCGTGCCCATCAGCCCCACCCAAGTGGGGGTGCTCGTCTGCGATGTCATGGGACACGGAGTCCGCGCCGCCATGGTCGGCGCCATCCTGCGAGGCATCATTGAGGAAAAGCGGGACCTCTCCCAAAATCCCGGCCAGCTCATTCACCACCTGAATCAGCGCCTGGTGCGCGTCTTTCGGGATGCCGACATCACCATGATGGCGACCGCTTGCTACACCCTGATCGATACCGAGCGTCGCTCCCTCATCGTGACGAGCGCCGGGCACCCCATGCCACTCTCCTTCAAACGGGAAGAGCAAACCTGCCAACCTCTGGGAGAGGACAGTGATTTTCAAGCCGGACCTGCGCTCGGCTTGGTGGGAGACACCTCTTACGACACCCTCGAGTGCTCCATGGACACCATCAACGGGCTCCTCCTCTACACCGATGGCATCGCAGAGGTCGAGAATGAAGCGGGCGAATTCTTTGGCGAAGGCGCCATGCAAAAAACCATTGGGGATCTCATGCGAGAGCCCAAACTCGAATTGGTGGATCGCCTCCTGGTCGTCGCACAAGAGTTTTCCGGCCGGAAGGACTTTGATGACGATGTCACCCTCATCGCCATCGAGTAATACCAAACTGCCGGATAAGGTGGTAGAGCGGCCGCCCCACTTCCCTCCCCGGCCATCATTCCGAGGGAATACCCGAGACTCTCGCTGATTCGTATCACCCACGATTCACTCGTTACAAAATACATGACCACCGCTACCGCCCCTCAACCTCTTGTCTTCGATCCCGCCCAGCGAACCTTCCCCCCCTTCGATCTCGCTCGACTCCTCGGCTCCGTCTTCGAACCGACGGAAGGCTGCAAAGTCTGCATTCTGATCGACTTGGAAGCGCCCGCCACCGAGTTCGCCGGACACGCTTACCTGGAAAATCCAGACTACGCCATCCAGCGCAAGGCCTACGAAGTCTTCTACCACGGGCTGCGGGATGGCGTCATGAAAGAGCTTGGTCTGCACGGCGGGGAAATGTTCGCCTACGAAATGACCCACGGCTCCAACCTCGACCTGAAGGACGCCGTCTGGGACATCGAGGGCAATCAACTCTCCTTCGACCAAGATCTCTACCCGGACTACGACCTGATTCTGTGCGTCTCCACCTTCTCAGCGACCGCCCCCCTGACTGCAAAGGCCAAACAATTCGGCTTCCGCGGGGCCACCATGCATGGGGTCAATGATGTCATTTTGAATACAGGCCTGGCCGTCGATTATCGGGACGTCAGCCGGGACGCCGAAAAACTCCGCTTGGCCCTCAGCAACGCCGACACCATCGAAATCGACTTCTCCTTGGAGGATGGCAAGGTTCTCACCGCCTCCCTCGACCTCAACGGTCAAGACGCCCAGAAATCCCATGGTCTCTGTCACGGCCGGACACCCGACATCGCCAACCTCCCGGCCGGAGAAGTCTACTTCGTCCCCGTGGATGCCAATGGCCAGTTTCCCATGAAGTATGAAGATGGCACCCTCGGTGTCTTGGAAGTGCGGGATCGCAACATCATCCACTCCACCCTCATTGAGGGGAACCAGGAAACCATCGACGCGCACAACCAACGGCTCGCCGATGACCCCATGACGGGAACCTTGGGCGAACTCGGATTCGGAACCCAGGTTCTCCCCGTCTCAGGCGCGGACATCCAAGACGAAAAAGTTCTTGGCACCTGTCACTTGGCCACGGGTCGCGATGACCACCTCGGGGGCGACATCGTTCCCGAAATGTTCAAGAAGCACGAAAACAGCACCCACGACGACATCCTCTTCGCCCCCCACAAAACGCCGAATTTTGATCTCAAACAAGTTCGCATGAAGCGCGGAGACCAAGAAGAAGTGCTCATCGAACACTTCCGTCCCAGCGAATACCTGATCGCCGCTCTCCAAAACTAGAAGCGGTCTCGCAAATAGAAGTCGTGGAGGAATAGGGCAGAGAAACAATAGGATATCGCGAAGACCATCCCAGCAGAAGACCCCCGAAAACTACAGTAGCAAGCTTTCCCCGGTGGCCCGCGACGTCCCCGGCGCGGTGGGGGAGACTTCTTCTACAGGGTGCAGTTCATCCCCAAGTGATAGGTAGCCGGAAAGGCCGTGGGTAGGTGACTGGTTTACGAATTAGCTCATCGCACCCGCCGCGCCGGGGACGTCGCGGCCCACCGATACTAGGCGGTTTCAAAAAGCGGTCTCCATGAATAGAAATCGTCCTATTTATGAGACCGCTTCTAGCCACCTCATACCAAGCTGCAGAATTGGCTGGTAGAATGGCCGAGTGAATTTCGGGCCAGACCAAGGCGCGACGAGGGCGCGGTGCAGGCACCGCAACCGAGGAGCAACGCAGGGCTGGCTCGAAAGACTCCCGCTCTTCCTACCCCGCGCTTCAGCGCCTCTTCCCCTCACCACCTTCCCTCCATTCTTCCAGTGAATTCTGGAGCTTGGTATAAAGCGGGTGGCGAAAGCGCGAGAGGCTTTGCTTGCCCCCCGCACTTTTCTGTTTCCCGGAACCTTCCCAAGCGAACACAAAAAAGCCTGCATTCGAAAATCGAATGCAGGCTTTGGGTGAAGGTTACAAAAAGGTTCAGCCAGCCGAATAGGGCAGGGAGGAATCTTGTAGGAAGATCAAAACCCTTCCGTCTTCCATCTTCACATACCCTTTGGAATACTCGACCTTGGTCTCGGTTCCATCAGGGCCTGTGAAGTAGTAGTGGCCCATCGCGATCGCGATGTTGCCCTGCATGCTCACGGTGTGGTTGTCGAAGCGAACATTCGACCACGGCTTGAGCGCGAAGCCCTTGTCCTCAGCATAGCTGTCATTCCCCGAAACGAAGTAGCTCAATGCTCCTTCGAGATCAGGGCGGAAGGGCGTTTCCGCGGCCAAGGTGGGCTTGAACTGAATGGCTCCCAGTTCGAAGGCGTAGGCTGCGGTAGCGGCTTCTTCAGCGACTTTCGGAGCATCTTCTCCAGCGGCCCCGATGGCCACGACGGCATCACCCCACATTTTCTGGGCCGCCTTCACATCTTCAGCAGTGATGGCGGGTCCTTCAGGGAGGGAAGTGACGTGAGGAGCGAGGTCCGCTTTCAGCGAGAACGGCACAGCCAAAAGGGCTGCGAGGGATAACGATTTTTGGATTAGGTTGTTATTGCGCATGGCACCCTTGATACGACACGCGCGGCGGATTCCGTCTACTTTTTATGACTTAAAATTCATGTTTTGAATTACACGACTAAAACAGCAGCCCAAGACCTCCTGCTCTCTTCCCCTTCTGGTGGCGACTAGAAAAGCGTTCAGTCGCTCTCGTCGCCTTTTCGGTCTAGAATCCTCCAGCCGTGGAAAAACCTTTGCCTCAAGCCAGTCGCTCTTGGTCCTTCTCCGAGTGGAGCGAATTCGAGGTGCTCGCCGGTTCGGAATCGGAGCCCGCCCCGCTCGCGGTTCCCGTCCGCGGGGGGGCTGAGGAACGGCAGGCCCTCTTTCGCCGATGGCTTCAGCAGACGAGCCCGGATCTGCCCACCGGCAAAAAGTTGGCCAGCCTGTTGCAAGGAGCCGCGCTCCTCCTGGGCCTGCTGGGGGCCCTCCTCGGGATCGCCACCCTCTTTGGGCTGCGGTCCGTCGCGAGCGATTCCATTCATCTGGTTCTCTTCCTTTTGAGCGCTCTCGCCATCCCCTGGCTCTTTCTGGTTCTGCTGGCAGTGGGGGCCCTGCTGGGGGCTCCCGCTCGCCTCTCTCCAGCGTGGGGACTTCTTCGCCTCGGCCTGGCCAAGGGTCTTCGTTCTGTTTTGCCTGGACCCACGGCAGTCATTCTCCAAGAGAAACCCTTTCTCTTTCGCTTGGCCTCTCTCAGCCAATGGCTACCGCTGGGATTCTTTCTCGGCCTGCTGGCCGGCTTCTTTGCCTGCTTGATGGCCTTCGACACGCGCTTCCATTGGGAAAGCTCCTTTGGCAGCGCCACTCAGGGCCTCCTGGAAGCCACCTTGGGGATCTTGGAAACGCCTTGGTCTTGGACCGGCCACGCCTTGGCGCCGGGCCGCGAAGCCCTGGAAGCCGCGCAACAGCGATTCATCGGCTCAGAGAAACTCCCTCCTCCCGCCAATGCGGCGGTCTGGTGGCCTTTTTTGGCGACCGCCCTGCTCGTCTGGGGGCTGCTCCCTCGGGTGCTCCTCTGGGGCGCCTTTCGTCTGGCAGAAAAAAAGGCGCTCCGCCATCTCTCCTTCGATGCGGTCCGTCATCGACGGCTCTGGAGGGCGCTGGTGGGCTCCGAGCTCCAACTGCCTCTCACCGCGCCAGAAGACGAGGCCGTGCTGCTCGATCTCGGAGGAAGCCAAGTCGCCCTGGAGAGCCTCCGCCCTTTCCTCCTCCAAAAACTCCGGATCGCGCCGACCGACAAACTCCGGGTGGGCGTCTTGGACGCGGCGGAAGAGGCTCGCGCCCTCGGGATCGCCAGCCAAGCCTCCGGCGGAGTCGTGCTTTTGATCGAAGACTGGGCCTTTGCCCCCAAGCAATGCCAGGCCCTCTTAGCCAAGATTCGCGAAAAAGGCCGTCCGGAACTCCCCATCTGGTTGCTGGTTTTTGACGGCTCGCCCGGCCAGCCTCAGCCCCCCTCGCGAGAGCGCTTTGCCGCGGTCCAAGAATGGACCGATCAGTTGCAAGACCCGCACACCGCTTGCATTGCATGGGGCGCCTCATGACCGATTCGCCCGTCCTCCCGCAGCTGCCCCACTTCGTGGTGGTCGGCAAAGTCAACATGGGAAAGACCTCCGTGCTGGCGACCCTCCTGGAAATCGATGACCAGCGGCGCCTCCGCATCACCGCCACGCCTGGAGAAACGACCCGAGTTCAGGTCCTCCCCTTGGCCATCCAAGGCCGGGAAGTGGTGCGTTTTCTGGACAGCCCGGGATTCCATCAGGCCATCGAAGCCATGCGAGCCATCCAGGAGCGCGCCGGGGCCACCCGCGTGCCCAGCCTTGAGCACCTCCGCGGTTTTGCCGAAGCGGCGGAAAAAACGGGCGACTTCGAGGACGAGCGTTTGCTCCTCCAACCCATTCTCGCCGGGGCCGGCATCCTCTACGTCGTGGATGCCTCCAAACCTCTCCGCGATGACTTTGAGGCGGAAATGGAGATTCTCCGCTGGTCGGGTCGACCCCGCCTCGCCATCCTGAACGAGCAAAGCGAGCATCCCGAACACCGCGAAGCTTGGAAAACTCGACTGGGCAGCCACTTCAACCTCGTCCGCACCTTCAACGCCCACCAGGCCCGCTTTCCGCAGCGCCTCCAGCTTTTTGAAGCCCTTCTCTCGATCGAGGAAGATCACCGCGGCCACATCGAAGAAACCATACGCCACCTCCAAAACGAATGGTTGGATCGCCGCGCCCAGGCCGCCGAGTTCCTTTACGAACACTTCCGAAAGACCCTCCCCTGGCGAGCCGAAGCCGCCCTCACCCTGCCCGAGTTTGAGTCCCCCCGGCGCAAGGAGGCGGCCACCGAAACGCTGCGGGCCCGCTATCATCAGGGAATCGCGCAGCGGCAGCGCGCCTGTCTCGAAAAGCTCCTCTCCCTTTACCGGCATCACCTCCTGCAAGCCGAAGAGGCCGAGCTCGCTTTGCCCGACTTGGAAATCGCCGACACCTGGAAACGCTGGGGCCTCAATCGACAGCAACTCCTCTCGGCCGGGGCCGTGGCTGGGGCCACCGCCGGGGGCGCGCTCGACCTGGCCGTGGGCGGCACCTCCTTCTTGGCGGGCACCGCCCTGGGCGGGCTGCTGGGAGCGGGGGCGGCCTGGTGGCGGGGGGAGCAACTGCCCGAACTCAAGGTGGATGTCCAAGGAATCCGGCTCCACACCGACCGCACCCGCACCCTGGTAGTCGGCCCCCCTGGCAGCCCGAACTTCCCGTGGATTCTTTTGGATCATCTCCTCAACGCCTACCGCCAAATTCTCAGCCGGCCCCACGCCAAGCGAGAGGCCACCGTCCTCGAGAATGACAAAGCTGGCCCCAGTCACACCCTCTCCGGCCCAACTCGCCAGAACCTGCAACGCTTCTTCGCCCAGGCCCTCAAAAGCAAACTCTCACCCGATCAAGAAGTCCCCACCCTGACTGCCCTCGAAGACGCCCTCACCCAAGTTGAAGAACAGCTCACCTGACCCCGAAACCTCTTCCAAAAGATGAACCCCTACGAGTCCGAAAAACTCCTCCACGAATACCTCCTCTTCCACTACGGAGGCCCGGAGGAAATTCTGGAGTTTGACTTTGGACCGGTCAGCGCTCTCCACTTCGCGGTCCGCACCGTGAGCGAATCCGCCTCCCGGCTCCCGGGGTTCTTCCAAGAAGGGGGCGAGCCCGAGACGCAGGCCCTCGACTTGGGCTGTGCTGTGGGCCGTTCGAGCTTTGAGCTGAGCCGTTACTTTGCTCAGGTCCTGGGAATCGACTTCTCGCAAGCGTTCGTGAAAGCGGCCGAGGCCTTGCGCACCCGGCGAGAGCTGCCCTACCAGAAGCTGGAAGAGGGAGAAATCACCAGCCCGCTCGTGGCTCGCCTTCCGGAAACGGCCCACCCCGAACGGGTCCGCTTCCAACAAGGAGACGCCTGCAAGCTGCCGGACGACTTGGGCCCATTTGATCTCGTGCATGGAGCCAATCTCCTCTGCCGGCTCCCGGAACCGCAAGCCTTGCTCGACCGCCTGCCCACTCTCGTGAAGAAAGGAGGGGCGCTCATCTTGGCCACCCCTGCCACCTGGTTGGAGGACTACACCCCAAAGGATCGCTGGCTGGGAGGTCGTGTCGTCGAGGGCCAGGCGCGGACCACCTTGGAAAGCCTCTTGCGGCTCCTCAGCCCCCACTTCCGCTTACGGCATTATCAAGATCTGCCCTTCCTCATCCGAGAGACCCGCCGCAAGTTTCAATGGACGGTCAGCCAACTCAGCGTCTGGCAACGAGTCTAATACCAAGCTGCAGAATTGGCTGGGAGAATGGCCGAGTGGATTTCGGGCCAGACCAAGGCGCGACGAGGGCGCGGTGCAGGCACCGTAACCGAGGAGCAACGCAGGGCTGGCTCGAAAGACACCGCCTCTTCCTTCCCCGCGCTTCAGCGCCTCTTCCCCATATCACCTTCCCTCCATTCTACTAGTGAATTCTGGAGGTTGGTATAAGGAGGGGACGATGGGCAAACGCTTGTGCGATTGGAGCAAAAAGGAGATCGAAAAGGACTTTGATCGACTCCACGCCCTCCTCTTTCCGCCTGCCTTTTACTGTCGCAAGTGCGCCCGGGTGGCGGCGGAAAAGAAACTGCTCTGCAAAGGGGAAAAGCTGGGCTGATCCCCCTAACGCGAGCGGCGCTGAAAACGAACTTGGAGCGCGGACCAGTCTTCCAGCCCCTTTTCAAAGCGATCCCGTTTGGCTGCCTGCTTCAGAAGCGCCACCGAACGCCAAGAGAGAGTCAGAGGAAACTCCGTGAGCCCCTTTGGCCCCTCCACCACCACCACCAGAAGTCTCTCCAAGCGACGGCGAATCTGGTAAGCACTAAAATAGCTCACCTTCTCGAGCGCAGACCTGACCGCCAGAAACGCGCCCACCGATTCTTCAGGATCCTGTGCCAGGTGAGCCAAAGCCGTCCGGAGGTCCAAGAGAGCGTCTCCAATGAAAGGGCCCTTGCCAAACCACTCCACCGTCACGGCATCCACCAAACTCAATAAATTGCAGGTCTCCGAAAGCGGGCAATCCAGAGAGACATTCTTGGTTGGGCTGGAAGTTTCGAGCACGATAAGAGGGTGGTTCAGGTCCGGAGGGAATTCAACTCAGATTGCGACTCAGTCTCAAATTTTCCTCAAAAGAAAAGGCCGCGCCCGCGGCCTTTTCTTCGAAACGGTTATTTCAGATGGCTGCGAAGCATCCAAGCGGTTTTTTCATGGACCCGAAGGCGCTCGATGAAGAGATCCTCCGTCTGGGTATCGCCCGCCTCACAAGCGATCCGTCGTCCCTCCTTGGCGCGGGCCATGAGGGTATCGTGAGCGTCCAAAAGCTCTGCCACGAAATCTTTGGAAGAAAGACGCCGCTCGATCTGGCCAATCGCGGTCAGCTCTTGCAGCATCGTGAGCCCTCCAGGAGCGTAAGCGCCGAGGGCTCGGAGATGCTCCGCGATGTCATCCACCGCCGCGAAAAGCTCCTCATATTGCCCCTGAAAAGCCGTGTGGAGTTGGAAAAAATGGGGGCCCTCCACATTCCAGTGGGCCACTTGGGTCATAGCAAGGAGGGCGTAGCTGTCAGCCAGTAAATGTTCCAAGCTGCCCGTAATGGCAGAGGTTTCTTCAGCGGTGAGTGTCTTGGTTTCCATAATCAAATGAGCATCGTGTCATTTCTTCGAGGAGACAACACTTTTGCTTTGCTTACGTCTGGGCCCAGCGGTTTGATCCGAGCGAATCTCCGTCCTCCCTTCTTCCCCTATGACCGACCTCTCCTCTTCCCTGAAAGCCGCCGTCGAAAGCGGCCAACTCCTGCCCTCCAGCCGCGAGAACATCCTCTCTCTCTTGGAGGGCAGCAGCAACCCGATCTACTCGGAAAGCATTCAGGAATTGGTCCAGGGTGGCCAGTGGTCCGAGCTGAACGACCGCTTTTTCCGCACCTTGGCCTTTGGCACGGGGGGACTTCGCAGTCGCACCATCGGCAAGCTCGTGACCCAAGCCGAGCGCGGCACTCCTCAAGCGCTGGCTCGACCCGAGTTCCCCTGCACCGGGACCAACGCCATGAACTACTTCAACGTGGGCCGCTCCACCCGGGGCATGATCACCTACCTGAAAAAGTGGCTGACGGAACAGGGAGAGACCCATCGCAAGCCAGCCCTCGTCATCGCCCACGACACCCGCCACTTTTCGCGCGATTTCGCAGAGTTCGCCGCTCGCACGGCCGCCGAAAATGGCTGCCATGCCTACCTCAAGGACAGTTGTCGCTCCACCCCCTATCTGTCCTTTGCCACCCGTCACCTTCGAGCCGACGCCGGCATCATGCTCACGGCCAGCCACAACCCGCCGCACGACAACGGCTTCAAGGCCTACTTCAACGACGGTGCCCAAATCGTGGAGCCGCACGCCTCGGGCATCATCGCGGAAGTGAACGCCATCAAGAGCGAAACCTACCACCCTCTTCCCGAAAGCGAACAGGGAGAGGTCAAAGCCATCGGCGATGAAGTGGACGAGGCCTATCTCCAGAGCGTGGAAGGGCTTCTCTTGCGACCGGAACTCCTCAAGACGGACCATCCACCCAAGGTCGTCTTCACCAACATCCACGGCACAGGGGGCATTCACTCCCCCCTGCTTCTGCGAAAGTTGGGTTTCGACTGCCTCACCGTGCCGGAGCAAGACGTCCAGGATGGCCGCTTCCCGACCGTCGAGTCACCCAATCCCGAAAACGCTCCCGCACTCCAAATGGGGATCGACCTCGCGGAAAAGGAGGGGGCCGACATCGTCATTGGCACCGACCCCGATTGCGACCGCATGGGAGTGGTGGTGCGCGACGCCCACGGCAAGATGGTCTTGCTGACCGGGAATCAGATTGGCTCGCTCATGGCCTGGTATCGCACCAAAACCATGTTCGAACTGGGTTGGCTGAATGAGGAAAACAAAGGCCAGGCCGTCATCATCAAAACCTTCGTCACCACTGATCTCCAAAAGAAAATCGCCCAGGCCTACGGAGTCCATTGGGTCGACACCCTCACGGGCTTCAAATACATCGGCGACAAGCTATTGAAGTATGAAAAAGCCGTTCCGGGGAACCTGGGAAATGCCTATCGAGAGCTCAGCCCCGAGGCATCTCGCGCGCTCCGGCTCGAACACAGCAAATTCTTCATCTTCGGGGGCGAGGAAAGCTATGGCTACCTCGGGAGCGACAGCGTGCGGGACAAAGACGGAAATGGGGCCGTCGTCATGTTCGCCGAACTCGCAGCCTACGCCGCTCATCGAGGTCTCACCTTGCCGGAACTCCTCGACGAAGTCTTCGCCCAGTATGGTTACTTCAAGGAGACCGTCGAGAGCGTCTACTACGAGGGCGCTAGCGGAGCCGCTCAGATTCAGAAACTGGCCAATTCCTACTCCGAAAATCCGCCGAGCGAAATGGCCGGCGTGGCCGTGACCGACGTGATGGACTTTGCCAAAAAAGACTACCTGGACGCCGAAGGCGACCCCATCCCGAAGGAAAAAATGATCATCATGACCTTTGCCAACGGGTATCGACTGGCCGTCCGCCCCAGCGGGACCGAGCCCAAAATCAAATACTACCTCTTCGGCCAATGCCTGCCCGAAGAAGGAGCCGCGCTCACTCCGGAGGAACTGGCGGCCGCCAAGGAAGCCGTCGCCACCCAGAGCGCTCTCC
It encodes the following:
- the galE gene encoding UDP-glucose 4-epimerase GalE; protein product: MAKERVLVTGGAGYIGSHTVRQLAAAGYQVVVLDNLAYGHEGAIVDEGVELVLGDMSDARLIESIFAQGPIACVIHFAAFAYVGESVTDPIKYYQNNTAAPLTLLRAMEKHGCRQFIFSSTCATYGEPERIPITEDLKQDPINPYGRSKLMLEWVLKDCDRAFGLKSVFLRYFNACGAAADGKIGEDHDPETHLIPLVLMAIRGERDKITVFGTDYPTPDGTCIRDYIHVDDLADAHLRAFAYLSQGGQTTAVNVGTGEGVSVKEIIEKAEAVTGQKVPLEYGERRAGDPPRLVADPSKAKKVLGWVAQHRDVRSSIESAWNWMKSGEGQGRFLK
- the rsgA gene encoding ribosome small subunit-dependent GTPase A, with amino-acid sequence MPTALEDLGWNDALEREFRKRSQGQTVVPALVTGDLGISYEVLLQEGVWTEAELAGRLFHEAQVQADLPAVGDWVLLKEAPDAERVGWRVVARLARRSRFSRKVPGRGTEEQVIAANVDAVVIVTDAEVDFNPRRIERFLMLAARGGCQPWIWVNKADLVAEERQAHRVAELQTLLGAPERVLSVSAVTGEGLEAFRRQLGPGRVFTLVGSSGVGKSSLVNRLLGEARQAIGEVSEATGKGRHTTTRRFLLPLKGGGVLIDNPGIREVQLWTDEETLREAFQDLEVLAAECRFRDCRHQGDAGCRIEAAIAQGELSPERYENYLALEDEIALLQKRQARWKSNFERVMKREKKIEARNPGDRFYDPLSELED
- a CDS encoding SpoIIE family protein phosphatase yields the protein MSARIASQEFLHPLLDQANIGRIELHPSDGTIRFVSSAIGHWLDGAPESFVGRRLTDYVVEELRGDHQRVLERIAAGEEIRFYESIYQGADEVRIPLAIDGRLEASEDEPSIQLYLRPEDMISSQFSDSAQPAAPKTENVSLRHERYTLALRASNEGIWDWNLETDEIYFSDRIRSFLEVEDEEMPNIFTNLKAWVHPDYYALVHSQLTQYLRDARETPTLDIEARFQRKSGDYIWLRMSAIGVWDEQDRPLRLAGSMINISPRKTIEEALQEERHLLRTLIDNIPVHVYFKDKDSKFTLANQSQAELLGRSRPQEVIGKSDADFFSEQHQKIALADETKIMRTGQPLVRKLERLTYAGSKQDEVSWMMTSKMPLFDKAGTIRGTFGVSNDVTELVETQRKLQEASSKLEAKNESMQEEFALARELQIALLPQEMPTIRFGEQSSTLCLTQRFLPTTAVAGDIFHIVPISPTQVGVLVCDVMGHGVRAAMVGAILRGIIEEKRDLSQNPGQLIHHLNQRLVRVFRDADITMMATACYTLIDTERRSLIVTSAGHPMPLSFKREEQTCQPLGEDSDFQAGPALGLVGDTSYDTLECSMDTINGLLLYTDGIAEVENEAGEFFGEGAMQKTIGDLMREPKLELVDRLLVVAQEFSGRKDFDDDVTLIAIE
- a CDS encoding DUF2868 domain-containing protein; translation: MEKPLPQASRSWSFSEWSEFEVLAGSESEPAPLAVPVRGGAEERQALFRRWLQQTSPDLPTGKKLASLLQGAALLLGLLGALLGIATLFGLRSVASDSIHLVLFLLSALAIPWLFLVLLAVGALLGAPARLSPAWGLLRLGLAKGLRSVLPGPTAVILQEKPFLFRLASLSQWLPLGFFLGLLAGFFACLMAFDTRFHWESSFGSATQGLLEATLGILETPWSWTGHALAPGREALEAAQQRFIGSEKLPPPANAAVWWPFLATALLVWGLLPRVLLWGAFRLAEKKALRHLSFDAVRHRRLWRALVGSELQLPLTAPEDEAVLLDLGGSQVALESLRPFLLQKLRIAPTDKLRVGVLDAAEEARALGIASQASGGVVLLIEDWAFAPKQCQALLAKIREKGRPELPIWLLVFDGSPGQPQPPSRERFAAVQEWTDQLQDPHTACIAWGAS